The following proteins are co-located in the Pseudanabaena sp. BC1403 genome:
- a CDS encoding ribose-phosphate pyrophosphokinase: protein MHRLPSLNSGEDRLRLFAGSANLPLAQEISRYLGIELGPMVRKNFADGEVYVQVQESIRGCDVYLIQPTCRPVNDHLTELLIMIDACRRASARQITAVMPYYGYARADRKTAGRESITAKLVANLIVQSGADRVIAMDLHSAQIQGYFDIPCDHVYGSPVLFDYLNEKKLPDLVVVSPDVGGVARARAFAKKLDDAPLAIIDKRRQSHNVAEVMNVIGDVSGKTAVLVDDMIDTAGTIYEAAKLLRKEGARQVYACATHAIFSPPAIDRLSSGVFEEVIVTNSTPVRQENYFPQLRVLSVADLLGETIWRVHEDTSVSSMFR from the coding sequence ATTCACCGACTACCTTCTTTAAATAGTGGTGAAGACCGACTTAGGCTGTTTGCTGGCTCAGCAAACTTGCCACTTGCCCAAGAGATTTCCCGTTATTTAGGTATAGAACTAGGGCCTATGGTGCGAAAAAATTTCGCTGACGGGGAAGTCTACGTGCAAGTACAGGAATCGATTCGGGGTTGTGATGTTTATTTAATCCAACCGACCTGTCGCCCTGTTAACGACCATTTGACTGAATTATTGATTATGATTGATGCCTGCCGTCGCGCATCAGCAAGACAGATCACCGCAGTAATGCCCTACTACGGCTATGCCCGCGCCGATCGCAAAACCGCAGGACGAGAGTCTATCACCGCGAAATTAGTTGCTAACTTAATCGTGCAGTCTGGAGCCGATCGTGTGATTGCGATGGACTTGCACTCAGCTCAAATCCAAGGATATTTCGATATTCCTTGCGATCATGTTTATGGCTCACCAGTTTTATTTGACTATCTCAATGAAAAGAAGCTACCTGACTTAGTGGTGGTTTCACCAGATGTAGGGGGGGTAGCTCGTGCTCGTGCTTTTGCCAAAAAACTTGATGATGCTCCTTTAGCAATCATTGATAAGCGTCGCCAGAGTCATAATGTGGCTGAAGTGATGAATGTGATTGGAGATGTGTCGGGTAAAACTGCTGTTCTTGTCGATGACATGATTGATACGGCTGGGACGATTTACGAAGCGGCTAAGCTGTTGAGAAAAGAGGGGGCGCGACAAGTTTACGCTTGCGCAACCCATGCTATTTTTTCACCGCCAGCGATTGATCGTTTATCAAGTGGCGTGTTTGAAGAAGTAATCGTCACCAACTCGACACCTGTAAGACAGGAGAACTACTTTCCTCAATTGCGGGTACTATCAGTTGCTGACCTCTTAGGTGAGACAATCTGGCGTGTTCACGAAGATACTTCGGTAAGTAGCATGTTTAGATAG